Proteins from a single region of Haloplanus sp. GDY1:
- a CDS encoding DUF7550 family protein produces MDDHAHEDHDSHSDDEGRVTSPMQEFTTGQVGVGFVVLLVGLAVTFGLPLLF; encoded by the coding sequence ATGGACGACCACGCCCACGAGGATCACGACTCGCACAGCGACGACGAGGGGCGCGTCACCTCGCCCATGCAGGAGTTCACGACCGGCCAGGTCGGCGTCGGCTTCGTCGTCCTGCTGGTCGGCCTCGCGGTGACGTTCGGCCTGCCGCTGCTGTTCTGA